The following DNA comes from Cytophagales bacterium.
GCATCGTACAGGAAGCGGTCAATAATGCCATCAAATACGCTCGTGCCAAGGAAATCAACGTGATTTTTCATCATAATTTGAATAGCTTACAAATTGCGATAGAAGATAATGGTCGTGGATTTGATGTCAATTCATTGGAGCAAAGCGGCCACTTCGAAAAAGCAGGTCACGGTATTTTTAATATGAAAGAAAGAACCGCTTATGTAGGTGGCAATTTTCAATTGGTAACCGAACCTGAAAAAGGAACAAAAATTTATATCACCCTAGCCCTAAATAGCAATGATTAATGTAGCCCTGGCAGATGATCATGAAATTGTAAGATCCGGAATCAAAACGGTCATAGAAGATGATCCGGATATTGCTGTGATCTGGGAAGCAGAAAATGGCAAAGAAACCCTCGAAAAGCTTGAAAATACGACACCTGATGTCCTTGTCCTTGATATTAGGATGCCTATTATGTCGGGTCTGGATGTCGCGCAACATCTCATGGGACAACAAAAAGACTTCCGCATCCTTATGCTTACAATGCATAATGACTCAGAATATATTCTCAAGTCTCTGCAATATCAGGCAGATGGGTATCTATTGAAAGACACGAGCAAAACGGAACTAAACAAAGCCATCAAAGTAGTGCACGGAGGGCACAAATATTTCAGTGGTGACATTTCTGACACCATCATTAATTCATTCGTGGCAAATCCCTCCGAACCCGTCACCGTTCCCACCAAATCCGAGCCCTCTCGAACATCAATAGAGGATTTTAACCTGACCAAAAGGGAAAAGCAAATCCTGGACCTCATCACCAAAGGCTTTCACAACAAAGACATTGCTGAAAACCTGGGCAAAAGCATCCGTACCGTAGAAACACATCGATTCAACATCATGAAAAAAATGAATGTAAACAATGTGACAGATCTACTGAATAAGGTGAAGTGATGTGTAACCCTCAATCGCTTTATCTCATTTCCTCACCTGGCAAAGATTTATGGATAAGAAATACACTTCAATTGAAGATCAAGTTAACTACGGATTAGACGCTATCGACCCGAACGATGAGGTAAGCATCAAGACCAGGGACTTGATAGAGATATTTAAGGTCTTTGGCGAACTGAATCGATTCTTCCATCAACCCTTGCACTATGAACAACTATCAGATGTCCTAGCATTCATGGGAAACAAAGATCGAGGTGGGTATCATTTAATTCATAAGATGTATTTCGAACTGATTAGAAAGTATATTCCTAAAGAGATTGATGAGAAATTCGGAGATGAAGATGATCCCTTTTGCAACCCCAACCTTCCATACTACTACCTGAATCACGCTGACAAAGAAATCGCAGACGGAACAGAGAACATCCAATCGAAAAGTGATTTCATTGAATTTCTTAAGCATTTCAGAATAAACACCGAAGACTGGGAGAACTGCAATTTGGATGACTTCCTTGAAGCACTTCAGGCCTACGCGGAAGACTTGAACGGCTACTATACAAATTTGGACTTCAAACGAACACCCGATGAAGCTTCCTGGAGAGTCCTTGCTCAACTTCTGAAAGGCGCATCTATCTACGAATAAGTAAGATGTAACAAGTCTACTATCACGGCTTCAACACATCTGAACTTGAAAACGTGGATACGACAAAAAACCTGAACTCAGGTTGATAGAGCTCCCCTAGTCGGGTAACCCAACCCAAAGGCCGGGATTACCCTTTTCTTTATTACTAAAACTCAAACGAAGGTCCAATATGATAGCCCTCGTATTTCTTTCCCGCAGCTTTGGGAAAAGGCGTAGCACACAGTTTTTCTGCACTTAGTGTCAAATCAAACATGATCCCAATGGTTAGTTTCAGCTGATCGGGATTTCCATTAAAAGTGACGTGCAGTCCGTTCAGCAAGGAAGCATATGAGGCATTGAACTCATCGACCTTCTTCCTTTCAAAACTTCCTGCAGGCAACATATGCGCTTTGGTATCCGGAAAAATGGGCCATACATTCTCAGGGTTAAAAGGAATGTCGGGACCTCTGAAAGCATAGCCATACTTGGCATCCTTGTCTGGCACCAGTCTTTTACCGCGGTACAACTCTTCAAACTTGTAGTAGTGCGCGATCTCGCCTTCAAAATCTACAGGTTTTTTCTCCGTCCCTTCACCTTGCTCAATGATGATATTAATCGCATTGATGGCATCCTGTTTGGTCAGAATGGGAAATAAAAGCTCCGAGGGGAAGAAACTAGAAATTACCTGATTATTCGGGCTGCCGGGCAATTTGTTAGGGGCTATTTCTTTGATCTTATTAGCGATCGCATCATAATATTCACCTATTGTTTTGAATTCATCTTCCGAGGCCTTCAATTTCGCACCTTCCAGCTTCAAAGGCTCTTCCGGTTCCTCAATTTCCATGAACACATCTTTCACCTGATCTTTCGAATATTTTGCCAGCGTGACCACCAAACTTCCTCCAATGCCCATTGGTAAATGTCCCGGATATTCGGGTACGAATTTTGGCTTATTGATAGCTGGACTACCGCCGATGGCATTCATAATATTGGCAGCAATGGTCATGTGCATCATTTCCTCAATCACAATGGAGTGAATGATCTCCCAGATCTCACGTTCGGCATTTGACTTTAAGGAAAACATCGCCGTGAGATAAGGAGGAATAGTTGCGTGTTCCAGCTCTATGGCATTTTGCACGTAGGGCTGCAGTTCCTCAAGGGTCTTTACCTGATTGATCCCCTGGACATGTTTAGCATCTAATTTGATCATGGTGCATTAAAATTTTAGGTTTTCAATCGCGTCGGCCACAATGATTTCGGCTTTTTTCGCCAGCACTGCCAACTTCAAGTTTTTCTGTTTTTCAGTTATTTCCTGACCGGCTGGTGCAGGGCTTTTAGCCACATGTTTTTTACCGGAGGCTGGCGAAGCAGCTACACCTTCTGTACCAATGATTGGATTTTCCAGCCATTTCAAAATAGTTTCCTTCTTTGCTGCTGATAGATCTCTGGTCACAGGCATGTACATGGAATCCGTGAGTTCTAATCCAAAAGCAAAATGCAACAACTCTTTGCGAGCAATTACCGCTTCCGGGTCACCCAGGTTTGCGATGAACTTACTCATGATCGGATACAGGTTGCCATACTGGATCATAATTTCAGCAATATCACTCCAAATCGGCTCATCAGGCACCTTAAAATAGTCGTACAAATGAATGGTGATGTATTCGTTGTTGAATGGCCCAATTGCAGGGTCTTCTCCTACCCCTCTAAGGGCATATTCAATCCAATAGATCTGGCCATCGATGTAGCCACGCGGATTATGAATGGCGTTGCCAGTTATGGGTAATATCCCGGAACCATTCGTGATCTCAATCGAAGCACTAAAACTCAGACCATCTACCGGATAATTGTTCCCTGGCACTTCTGATATCGGGCTATTCGGGCCTTTGGGAGTAACAGGCGTCGGCGGTTGCAGGTTAAGATCAACCGTACCTGCTGCTAATGGATTACCCCATTGATAGGCATAAAAATTGACACTAACTTGCTCATCGGTATCCAACCGAAGCACAAAATTATCCGCACGAACATTGTATCCTCCGATGGATTCTCTGGCCACCAATGCGTAATTCCCATTGTCTAATTCGGAAAGTAATACGACTTGATTACTGGCAAGCACTTGGGCTGTAGCCGCATCGATGTTCTTGAATTCAACAATACCTCCAGTTTGCGGAAGCCATTCCGCTCCGTTGGTATAATCAAGCTCCCCGATCGCATGGTAATTGGACGCAAAATCTTTCTTTTTAATAATTACCCTTGAAGCATTGACAGAATTGGTGAGGCTTTGTGTGGTTACCGCCACCAATAATTTCAGGTTGAGATTTACTTTACCTGTCGCATTAACGATAGGAAAGCTACTGCCAAAGTCCATCGTAAGACTGCTGGCTGCTGCATCAAATTGAAAGTTTGTATTACTAAAGTATGTTTGAAATCCTGTCGCAGATTTATTATGGGTACCATATAGCCTCCTGGCTGGGGCAAAGGTCTCGGGCTCACCTTCAAACCACGGACCAATGGCTCCTAACAAAAAACCGAGGGTATACCTGGGCTGGAGTTCCTCCGTAACCTTCCCTTTCTCGTCATATTGGTATCGGTTATAGAAATAACCAAAAGCATTGAGATTCAGGCTCAGTTTGTTTCCTTGCGTCGTATTTCTCAGTTCCTTGAAGAATCGATAATCGTTCGCTTTTTCCCCCCATTGAATATTGAAAAGCGTAGTGGTCCAGGAACCTCCAAGTGCCTGCCCGTTTTCAGTTTTTGCATCATTGGTCTGGCGCATCTGCAGGTCACGGAAAGAAACTGTCGTCAATTCGCCATCGAGGATCAGTTCATTGTCACTGGTGGTGATCCGTAGATGCACTGCCCAAAGCGCTGATACCCCCTGCTGTTGCGGGTCAAGATCGACCATTTTACCGGTAGTTCGACCTTCCGCTCCCTGGATCAATTGTCCGATCAACGGACTTTCCTTGGCTGAAATGGCTTCGGAACCATCCGCATAGGTCAATTTCTGAATGGTACAGTTTTGAAAATCAAATACGGCACCACCTTCAGGGTTCCACCAACCGTTGGCTGCACCTTGCCCCCATTCCTGGAAATTTGGCTCGAACGTAGCATTATTGTAATGGGCTGGGTCATTGTTTACCGTGGATACGTCGGACAAGAAGTCACCCGAAAACACCAGCCTCGGCGTATTTAAGTAGGACATACGAATTAAGAAAAGGTTAAAAATCTATGCTGATCATGAAGTCCGGGGAGACCCATTGATCTTGTTATTTGTAACTTAATTGCAATTCCTGATTTTAACAACCAACTATCGGAGATTTAACTGTTAGTTCAAACAAGCGTATGGCTGCTCTTCTAAGTAAGCCATAACTACGTATTTCCGTAATTCGACCACTTTTCTACCCACAGTCTCAAAAATCACCTCCTCGGTTCTTTCAACGAAATCAGGCTTCTTCCATGAATTCAGCAAATTCCTGACCTGGTTCACTACTTATTTTGAAAGTATTGTATTTCTACGTATTATTACGTATATATTTACGTATTTAGACTTATTCATACGTACTTTTGAATCATCTAATCTAAGTACAGAGTAAGTACTAGTCATATGAAAAAAGCAATTCCCTTAATAGCCTTCATGGTTATTCTCTCTGCGTTGACAGTCAATGCACAGTTTTCATTAACGGGAGAAATACGTCCCAGAACAGAACTCTACGACGGAAACAATACGTTATTAGCTCAGCCAGACAATGAGCCTGGTGTGGCCACACAACAACGAACCAGACTTTACTTTACTTATAAAGACACCACCGGGTTAAAGATCGTTTTCTCTCCTCAGGTGGTCACCTTCTGGGGACAGGATCCTCAATTCCTGGATCTTCTGGGGGATAATGCTCCAAACGGCGAAGCTGAAGGTATTTTTTCTGTGTTTGAAGCATACGCTGAATATGCGGCCTCTGACTGGTATACCCTTAAGGTAGGACGTCAAGCGATCAGTTACGGTGATCAACGTTGGTTCGGTGCACTTGGGTGGGCGGCCACAGGAAGAGCACACAATGCCTTTGTAAATAAGCTAACATTTGGAAAAACGAAGTTGGATATTGGTGTAGCTCTGAACCAGACAAAACACACCAACGATACTGAAACAGCTGCCATTGGCGCCATTAGAGCTGGCTACAAGAGCCTTCAATACCTATGGGCAACAATTCCTACCAGTAGCAAATTCAAAATCCAGGCCATGGTAACGAATGAAGTGCTGGTGAATAATTTAACCACCACAGAAGTTGGCTATGGAAACCGCACCACTTTTGGAATCCTACCTTCATTCACTTCGGGAGATATTGCCATCAATGCTTCCGGATATTGGCAAAATGGCCTTGGGGCAAATACCGGAGCTTCCTTATATGCCATAGACATCACCTACAAAGGCGCAGGTATTCCGATCACCTTAGGAGCTGATATTGTCTCTTCTGATGACCCTGATACGGACGATAAAAACGAAGCCTGGGCACAGCCATTTGGTACCAACCACAAATTCTATGGTTTCATGGATTTCTTCTACGTAGGACCCGGTGAAGCCGTAGGTCTCAATGACTTCTACGCAAAAGCAGTATTCAAAACTGGCAGCAAGTCAAAATTGATCTTCATGCCTCATATCCTAACCACCAATAAAGACCGCCTAAATCTTGACGGAGAATTAGAAGGTGGATCATACGGAACTGAGCTTGACTTTATCTACGACCTCAATGTGAGCAAGGGCTTCAATTTCAAATTGGGCTACTCTGTTCTTTCTGCAACAGATCTTCTCAAAGCATACAAAGGTGGCTCAGCTGCCGGCGATGCAGAATCTTTCAACCAGTGGGCATGGATGCAACTCACTTTCAAACCAAAATTCCTTTAAG
Coding sequences within:
- a CDS encoding response regulator transcription factor; the protein is MINVALADDHEIVRSGIKTVIEDDPDIAVIWEAENGKETLEKLENTTPDVLVLDIRMPIMSGLDVAQHLMGQQKDFRILMLTMHNDSEYILKSLQYQADGYLLKDTSKTELNKAIKVVHGGHKYFSGDISDTIINSFVANPSEPVTVPTKSEPSRTSIEDFNLTKREKQILDLITKGFHNKDIAENLGKSIRTVETHRFNIMKKMNVNNVTDLLNKVK
- a CDS encoding ferritin-like protein, with amino-acid sequence MIKLDAKHVQGINQVKTLEELQPYVQNAIELEHATIPPYLTAMFSLKSNAEREIWEIIHSIVIEEMMHMTIAANIMNAIGGSPAINKPKFVPEYPGHLPMGIGGSLVVTLAKYSKDQVKDVFMEIEEPEEPLKLEGAKLKASEDEFKTIGEYYDAIANKIKEIAPNKLPGSPNNQVISSFFPSELLFPILTKQDAINAINIIIEQGEGTEKKPVDFEGEIAHYYKFEELYRGKRLVPDKDAKYGYAFRGPDIPFNPENVWPIFPDTKAHMLPAGSFERKKVDEFNASYASLLNGLHVTFNGNPDQLKLTIGIMFDLTLSAEKLCATPFPKAAGKKYEGYHIGPSFEF